A window of Thermosynechococcus sp. NK55a contains these coding sequences:
- a CDS encoding precorrin-2 C(20)-methyltransferase produces MGLVTTLCGIGIGPGDPELITLKGWRRLQQARVIAFPAGLQKRRGIAEEIISPYKQPQQIYLPLEFPYVLEQDILKRAWQKAADQVYAYLAQGTDVVFVSEGDVSFYSTFSYLAAAVQNLDPHIALEVIPGVCSPLAAAASLGVPLTLGRERLAILPAMYHGDELPRVWAWAEVVVLMKVRSVYGSVWHWLKEHNLLEQAAVVSWATTPKQQIYTPLTNYPELTLPYFSLLIVWKRRPILENVLECLGQS; encoded by the coding sequence ATGGGGCTAGTGACCACTCTTTGCGGCATTGGCATAGGACCTGGCGATCCCGAACTCATTACCCTTAAAGGTTGGCGACGCCTACAACAAGCAAGGGTGATTGCTTTTCCGGCGGGGCTACAGAAACGGCGTGGTATTGCCGAGGAGATTATTTCTCCCTACAAACAACCCCAGCAAATTTACCTTCCCCTCGAGTTCCCCTATGTTCTTGAGCAAGATATCTTAAAACGGGCATGGCAAAAGGCAGCCGATCAAGTCTATGCATACCTTGCTCAGGGCACTGATGTGGTCTTTGTGTCTGAGGGGGATGTCAGTTTCTACAGTACGTTTTCCTATCTAGCAGCAGCCGTCCAGAACCTTGACCCCCATATTGCCCTTGAGGTGATTCCGGGAGTTTGCTCCCCCTTGGCAGCAGCGGCCAGTTTAGGGGTGCCCCTCACCTTGGGGAGGGAGCGCCTAGCGATTTTGCCAGCGATGTACCACGGGGATGAGCTCCCACGGGTATGGGCATGGGCAGAGGTGGTGGTTTTAATGAAGGTGCGATCGGTGTATGGCTCCGTCTGGCATTGGCTCAAGGAACATAATCTCTTGGAACAGGCGGCAGTGGTGAGCTGGGCAACAACGCCCAAACAACAAATCTACACCCCCCTTACAAACTATCCAGAGTTAACCCTGCCCTACTTTTCGCTGCTCATTGTTTGGAAGCGGCGCCCAATCTTGGAGAATGTTCTCGAGTGCCTAGGTCAATCCTAG
- a CDS encoding NUDIX domain-containing protein: protein MSGFWRVLGFFLKGFWRHPFVAVSVIALTAGDRLILVQRRDTGQWSLPGGMMDWGETILETGARELAEETGLRLQSFEGLVGVYSDPKRDPRVHAVCIAIAARVVGEPQVLDAKEVRAVEAFPLSDLPLADLAHDHARQLQDYLSGHLGLT from the coding sequence GTGAGTGGGTTTTGGCGAGTTCTAGGCTTTTTCCTGAAGGGATTCTGGCGGCATCCCTTTGTGGCGGTGTCAGTCATTGCCTTGACCGCAGGCGATCGCCTGATTTTGGTGCAACGCCGCGATACCGGTCAATGGTCGCTGCCCGGGGGTATGATGGATTGGGGAGAAACCATTCTTGAGACGGGCGCCCGCGAACTGGCAGAAGAAACAGGGCTGCGCCTCCAGAGCTTTGAAGGCCTAGTGGGGGTTTACTCTGACCCGAAGCGAGATCCCCGTGTCCATGCCGTGTGTATCGCGATCGCTGCCCGGGTGGTTGGTGAGCCGCAGGTGTTGGACGCCAAGGAAGTGCGGGCAGTAGAGGCTTTTCCCCTGAGTGACCTGCCTTTAGCCGATCTAGCCCACGACCATGCCCGACAGTTACAGGACTATTTGAGTGGACATCTAGGATTGACCTAG